The following DNA comes from Tunturibacter psychrotolerans.
GCTGATTGGCTAGTAAAGTTCCGGCTTATCTGGGAATATCTTTGTCTATACATTAACAACAAATCCTTGGACGAATTTCCTCGGGATGGATTGTATGAAGAGTAGCCAGACCCCTCGCTCAGAGGCTAGGCCGGGAGCGAGCAACCCAGAAATTCGCTCAGAGAATAAGAAAAAGGCGGCTGATACGCCGAAATATCGACTGGTTTACGAGGACCTCCATTCGGCAATAAAAATTGGCACTCTCCGCAGAGGAGATCGCCTTCCGAGCGAAGCCGAACTCGGAAAACGCTACAACACCTCACGCATCACGGTAGCGAAAGCAGTACGAGAACTACAGCTGCAAGGCCTCGTATCACGCCACCCCGGCTCAGGTACCCACGTCCTCACCCCTGTTTCTTCCACCGATCACGTCTTTGGTTTACTGATTCCCGATCTTGGCAGAACCGAGATCTTCGAGCCTATCTGCAACGGCATGATGCGATCGCCTCTCTCCAAGTCACACTCTCTCCTGTGGGGACATTCCATGGGCGAGTTAGCTCAACAGCAAAAGGAAGCAGAGCAACTCTGCCACAAGTACATCGCGCAAAAGGTCTCAGGAGTCTTCTTCGCACCGCTGGAATTCACGCCGGAAAAAGACATCGTAAACCGGCGAATCGCATCCGCGTTTGATCGCGCAGGCATCCCGGTTGTGCTTCTCGACCGGTGCTACGCGCCATATCCACTTCGTTCAAAGTATGACCTCGTCGGGATCGACAATCGCAGTGCGGGTTTTCTCATCACGCAGCACCTCATCCTTCATGGAGCCAAACGCATCGCCTTTGTCGCCAGGCGTCTCTCTGCCTCAACCGTTCACGGACGAATCGCCGGCTATCGCGAAGCTCTTTTCGCTCGCCGACTCACCCAGCAGCAAGACCTTGTATGCATCGGCGATCCAGAGGATCTTCACTTCCTTCAGAGCGTGCTCAGAGACTGCCGTCCTGACGCAATCGTCTGTGCCAACGACATCACTGCAGCTCGGATCATGCAGGGTCTCGCAACTCGCGGAGTTCGTGTCCCGGAAGACATTCGCATCGTTGGAATCGATGACGTGAAATACGCTAGCCTTCTGCCGGTTCCTCTCACTACCCAGCATCAAAACTGCGGCGACATTGGTTCCATGGCGCTCGTGACAATGCTCCAACGGCTGGAGAAACCCGATCTCCCCACACGCGACATCCTCCTGCAGACGAAGACAGTGCTTCGCAGCTCATGCGGAACTCATCCATCATCGGCCCACAAACTCACTTAGATTCCACGCAATCAAACCTGTTTCCGCCGAGTTAGGTCGTAACCTTAACGCTATGACCATCAGTCCGAACCCGCATGCCAAATGCTATAGTGTTGCGAACTCCGGGAGGCGCAACTTGACCAACAATAAAAGCCATCGCAACGCACCATCTCTTACCTGGTTGCGTCACCTTGCCGCCCTCGCGATACTGGCAGCCGCCGTTTCATGGAACTCCGGAGGCCTACGTGGCCAGGAGCAACAGGCAACAACCGTCGCTTCCCATCACGACGATGGCCCCTGGTGGAAACACGCCGTCGTCTACGAGATCTATCCCCGCAGCTTTCAGGACTCCAACGGCGACGGCATCGGCGACCTCAACGGAATCACCCAACGCCTCGACTACCTCAAGAGTCTAGGTGTCGACGCCATCTGGATTGCGCCCATGTACCCCTCACCTCAGGTCGACTTCGGCTACGACATCTCCGACTACCAGTCGGTAGACCCAAAGTACGGCACCGTTGCCGATATGAACCACCTCATCGCCGAGGGCAAGCAGCGAAACATTCGCGTCATCCTGGACATGGTCCTCAATCACACCTCGGACAAGCACCAGTGGTTCATCGACTCAGCCAGCTCCCGCACCAATCCCAAGCATGACTGGTACGTCTGGAACGACGGCATCCCCGCCAACGGCCCCAACGTCACCGCTTATCAAAAACGCTTCGAACACGAAGGCCGCGTACCACCGAACAACTGGGAATCCGGCTTTGGCGGCTCTGCGTGGGAGTGGGTCCCGGCCGTCCACCAGTTCTACTACCACAAGTTTTACAAACAGCAGCCCGACCTCAACTGGAGCAACCCCGCCGTCGAAAAAGCCTGCTTCGACGCGATGCGTTTCTGGCTCGACCGTGGCGTAGCCGGCTTCCGTCTCGACGCCATCCCCACTCTCTTTGAAGACCCCCAACTCCGCGATGAACCCGAAGTCGGCGGCATCAACGCCCAGGGTGATCCCAATCTCAAGGACATCTATACCAGCAACCTACCCCAGGTTCACGACGTCATCCGCCGCATGCGCGCCATGATAGAAACGTACCCCGGCGACCGCGTCCTCATTGGCGAAACCTATCTTCCCAACACAGCGTCGCTCAATGATTGGTACGGGGGCGCCAAGCACGATGAATTGCAACTCCCCATGGACATGCTGGTCGGATTCCATGGCGACCACGACAAACTCGACGCCCCGCGTTTCCGCAAGCTCATTGATGAAGCTGAGACCCAGATCAATGGCTCACAACCCCTCTTCGTCTTTGACAACCATGACAACGTCCGTTCCTGGGAGCGCTACGGAGACGGCGTTCACAATCAGGAGATCGCGCGCATCCTCGCCACCATTCTCTTCACCAGCCGCGCTACCGCTCTCATGTGGGAAGGTGAGGAGCTCGGCATGGTCACCTCCACGCCCACAAGGCGCGAAGACGTCAAGGATCCCATCGGCATCACTGGCTGGCCACAAGAAAAAGGCCGCGACGGCGAGCGCACCCCAATGCAATGGGACAGCTCTAAAGACGCAGGCTTCAGCGACGCGTCCAATACTTGGCTCCCCGTCGCGTCGAACTACAAAACCGTCAACGTCAAGACCGAGGAAGCCGATCCCAACTCGCTCCTGAACTGGCATAAGAAGCTGATCGCAATGCGTATGACTGACCCCACGCTGCGCGACGGCGAGCAAATCATGATCGACGAGAGCAACCCCTCCGTCCTCTCCTACATTCGCGCAGGAGTCGACGGCCACCCCTCAGTCATCGTGGCGATGAACTTCACCGCGCAGCCGCAGACCATTTCACTCAACGCCAAACAGGCGAACGTTACAGGCAGCGCAGTCAACACGCTGCTCACCGACGCGCCTTCGCTGCAAGGAACGACCAGCCTGAAAAACATAACCCTGCCGCCGTACGCGTCGTGGATTGGACAGATCGGCTCCATCAAATAGCAACAGTTACGACAGAAGGAGACGCTCGTGAACGAAAAGCGGTTTCTCACGTCCTCTATTACGAACTATCTCCTCTGCACAGTGATCGCGCTCGGTAGTCTCATGCCGGGCGCGTGGGCGCAGACTGCAACGCACGTCCCACCTGCAGTCGATCAAAAGAACACCGCCGCCGATCCATGGTGGAAGCACGGCGTCATCTACGAGATCTACCCGCGCAGCTTTCAGGACACCGACGGCGACGGCATCGGCGACATCAAAGGCATCACCTCGCGCCTCGACTACATCAAGCAACTCGGTATCGACGCCATCTGGATCACCCCCATGTACCCCTCGCCCCAGATCGATTTCGGCTACGACATCGCCGACTACACAGCCATCGATCCGCAATACGGCACCATGGCAGACTTCGAACACCTGACTGCGGAGGCCAAGCGCCGCAACATCCGCGTCATCATGGACTACGTACCCAACCACACCTCCGACCAAAGCGCATGGTTCAAAGAGTCGCGCTCCTCTCGCGACAACCCCAAACGCGACTGGTACATCTGGCGCGACCCCAAAGGCTACACCGCCGACGGCAAACCGATTCCACCAAACAACTGGCAGAGTTGGTTCGGCCACTCCGCATGGGAGTGGGACCCCGCAACGAAGCAGTACTTCTACCACCACTTCTACGTTCAGCAGCCAGACCTCAACTGGCGTAATCCGGAAGTCGTGAAAGCCATGATGGACGTCCTTCGCTTCTGGATGAACAAAGGTGTCAACGGCTTCCGCGTCGACGCCGTCTCGCGCCTCTTCGAAGATCCCAACCTGCACGACGATCCCATCCAGCCCGGCCTCAACGCATTCGGCGACCCCAACATCCAGCACAAGTACACCGACAACCTGCCCGAAGTTCATGACATGCTGCGCGAGATGCGCAAAGTCATCGACGAATACCCCGGCAACCCTGTCCTCATCAGCGAAGCCGACGAGCCCAACATCTTCGAGCTCTCCAAGATGTACGGCAAGAACAACGACGAGGTCCAACTGCCGATGGACTTCCAGGTAGCCGACGTCAACGAACTCAACGCTCCTAAATTTCGCCAGCTTCTCGACGAAGTCGAGAACAATCCAGCCCACGGCCAGCCATACTTCTTCTTCGGCAACCACGATCAGGACCGCATCTGGGATCGCTACGGCATCGGCGTCAACGATCCAGCGATGAAGGCACGCATCGCCCGCATGATGGCTGCCCTGCTTCTCACCTCGCGCGCCACGCCGCAGATGTACTACGGCGACGAAATCGGCATGGTCACCTCCACACCCACTCGAATCGAAGACGTCCGCGATCCCGAAGGCATCACGGGCTGGCCAAAACAAAAGGGCCGCGACGGCGAACGCACTCCCATGCAATGGGACGACTCGAAGAACGCAGGCTTCAGCACCTCCAATACCACCTGGCTTCCCGTCGCGTCCGACTACAAATCCGTCAATGTCGCCGTCGAGTCTCCCGACCACGACTCCATGCTCAACTGGTACAAGCGCCTCCTCGAGCTACGCCGCACCAACACCGCCCTCTATGAAGGGAGCATGCAGATGCTCGACCCGAACGAAAACGTCGTCTCCTACCTTCGCAAAGGTCCCGCTGGCAAACCCTCCGTCCTGGTAGCGCTAAACTTCTCGGGCAAACCCCAAACCGTGAAGTACGACTACACCGCGCTAGGCCTAATCAAGGGCGCAACCCAAACACTCGAAACCAACGACCCTTCCCTCACCAGCGCACCTCTCACCAGACCAATCACCCTCGCACCCTACGCAACCTGGATTGCAGAGGTCCAATAGAGATGAGGTCACGCAACTAGCTATATGCGCTGCGGCTGCGACGCCATCATCGAGTAGAGCATCACTACGCTCAACATTTGAAAGCTACCAACTCAGCGTGACGAATTGCTGCTGGTAGCCGGTGCCTTCCGCAAACTTCACAACTAGCTGCTCAAGACCAGAATTAGATCCGGTCGCAGCACTCATAATCGTGCCACCTTCGGCGTGAAGTGAGAGCTTCGGTTCATTCCGCCGAACCTTTAGCTCAACCGAAGATCCTGCCTCACCCTCCAATTCGAGTTTTAGTGAATGTGGCCCCGCCGTCTCGCTAAGCACCTTCATCTGCGAGGTGCGCGCACCAGGTGACGGCAGCCCGTGAGGCACTGCAACTTCAACTGGCGGCAACGCCAAAATGATCGACGACCCTCCATATGTAACTCGCGAGTCCTTGACCAAGCTATTCAGCCTGATAGTAGGACCCGAGATGGTCGCAATCTTAACAACAAGATCTTTGCCCTGACGCTGATACTCGAGCGAGCACAGAGACGCACCCACATGAAGCCTCACGACAGTAGCGGAGTTCCAATCGGCTGGAAGATGCGGATCAAGATAGATCGAACTCGAAAGCCCATCCACCTCTACGCCAAACAAACCCCGCAAAGCCGGAGTAATCACCATCGCCGAAGACCAGAGCTGATGACTGGTACTCCGACCAAAAGGCTGGAAGAACGCGCCCGACAACAACTCCGTCACCGCACCCAAATCCTGAGCAGTAGTCAAATCCGCGTTCTGCATCAAATGCGCATAGCCGGCCAGCGCGTGCCCCGCTCTGTACTCCGCCACCGAAGCCCACCCGGTAAACAGTGGCCACACCGATCCTTGGTGATAACTGATCGGATCGTACACAGGTTCGCTTTCTGCCACATCGCGCAACCCCCAGTCCGTCGCAAAATCATGCGACGCCCACCGTCGAAAACTCGCCTGTGGATGCGCCAACCCCTGGCCACCATTCCACCAAGCAATCGACGGATAAACTGTGGCTGTGCGATCAAGAGTCCCATCAATATTTCTACTGAAGGCATACTCTTGCCGTGCAGAATCGTAATATTCAGCCTCAATCTTCTTCGACAGGTCCACAGCACGCGCACTCGCGGCATCCGCCGTGGTCTTATCGCTCAACAACTCTGCAAGCTTTGACATCGCAATCGAAGCCTGCTGATCGAGCAGCGCAAGATAGATCTCCTGATGCGGCATCCCTAACGGCCAGCTCTCCACCCAACCCGTCCCCTGCGAATTGTCATAAATGCCATCGCCATCGGTGTCATGGGTCGTCTCAAAGTGCCACGCTCTTTCAACTGCCTCTCGATGTTGCCGAAGAAAATCAACATCGCCGCTCGTCCGCAGGTAGTCCAGCATCGTGGTCAAAAACAACGGCGTCGAATCCGCAGCAGCATACGCATACGAAAAGTCTTTCCAATCAAAATACGCCGCGGTCTGCGGGTATTCGTGCATGATCTTCCCATCGTCGCGCTGCCTCTTCATCAGGAACTCAAGCTCTGCACGAGTCAGCCCGAAATCTCCAAATCCATTCACCGCATAGAGCGTATACAAGCTATCGCGCCCAAAGTACCAACCAAATCCTGGCCGCGCTGAATCGCCAGATGAATAGTACCCAGCAACCAACCCAATCTCCCCACTCGGTTGCGCCTTCGCCCTCAGTTGCTCAATCGACACTTCACCCCATGCAAAGTCGTCGTTCAGTCCAGCATCCGGAGTGCGAATCGCGGTCAGGCTATCTCGCATCTGCCCATATCGTTCCGCATGCTTCGCGTATATTTGCGGCAATTCCGCGTTCAGGCGATCCAGTTTCCCTTGCAGAGTGGCGTTGGTCGCAGTCTCCACCGTGTTCCCCACCGCCATCAACAGAGGAAAGTAGCGATTCGTATCTCGTTTAGGGTCATAATGCAATTTCAGTTCCAGCGGATAAAACCGTGGCTTCTCCTGATACGGAGCCAATATTCCCGGTTGCGAATTCGGTATCGCTACAGCCCCCGCAAGATCGGGAAAATCCGTATGGAGCACATAGAATCCCCCGCTCCCTTGCTTCACCCACTCCGCTGATGGAAGTCCCTGACTTCGCTGTGGCCACATCGGCCGTATTTCGGGCGTAAAGCTGAAGGTCAAATCCACCGGTCGGGTCGAATCAACCTGAAACAACACCACCGCACCTGTACCATCCTCCGCATCATCCGGGGCAAACATAATCTGCCTCACCGTAAACGCAATGTGCGAATACGTGATCATCGTATGGTCAGGAAACACCTCGATCTCCGCCGCATCAGCATTTAGGTCGATCGGCACCGAATACCCCTCCACATCGGCCCGAATGGCGAAGTGGCTAAGCAGCTTTACAGGCAGCAACCATGCCTCAAACGTTCCCTCCTGTTGCCCGGGCATCGCGCCGCGCGTCCCGGCAACAGTGAAAGGCTTACCCGCCTCAACGTGACGTCGGATCGCCAAACTATCTTCCCTGATTGGAAAAGCATCGACCGGCCGCAATATCCCTGTCTGAGCGGCCGCTACTCCGGCAAGCATTACGACTACAGAAAAAGCAGCCCGCATAGAGCCTCCATCTTCAAAAGATCACCAGTCTACATGTTGCTGTGTTCCCTCCGAACCAAGTACGATGCCACTGATAAAGAGGCCGATCATGCTTCATGCACCGTTGCGCTCCATCCTTTTGTTTACTCTTGCGATTCTCTCTTTGCCCGAAGCATCTCCCGCTGTCAGCTCATACCAGAGCGATCCAGCTACTGCGAATGAACCGAGAGCTTTGCCTGCGTCAGAAGCGGCGAAGTTCCTGCCCGCGACAGTCTTTTTCCGCGGTCAGAGCGCACCCATTCAAGCGCGAAACTCAAGCGGAGTGCAGTTCAATAAAGACACACTGCTTCTTGTTACCCTCGTGGACACCTCAGGCTACTCAAGCTCGGTCCAGGAAAAATATCAAGCCTATCTGATCACTGAGGCGTCCCTCGACATCGAAGGGCATCGGCTTCCGCCAGGCGCATACGGCTGCGGCTTCATCGCCGGCAATACCTTCGTCGTCATGGACATCGGAGGCCACGATCTCTTCTCCATCCATTCAACCAAGGACGCCACCCTCCACCGGCCCACTCCCCTTCAGGTACTTCCCGCGCCCAACGGCACCGGATACCGACTCTACGTAGGTCGCGACTATATCGACTTCGCCCGGTCCCTCGAAACGAACAACACCACTTCCCTTCATCCATGATTAGAATCGGGCTGAGATGCAACTCTTCCAGACACGTTCGCTTCTGATCTTCAGCTTATTAGCGATAATCCCCCCTGCTTTCGCACAGACTGCCTCTATGCCGGAAGTTCCGGCACCAACCGCCACATCCGACAGAGTGAAGGAAGCCGAGGACGCGTTCCGTGCTGGATCCGCAGCCTATCTTCAAAATGACCTTCTTTCCGCGCACATACAGTTTGCAAAGGTGGTCAAACTAGCCCCTGAAGTTGCCGCCGGGCACAGTGCCTTCGGAACCGTCCTGCTTGCTGAAGGAGATCTTGCATACGCCGCGGATCAACTCGAATTGGCGCACAGACTAGCCCCGCAGAATTCGGACGCCACCCTCAACCTGGCGATTACCTACTCTCAACTACACCAATATCAGAAATCGGTGCTGATGTTTCAGCTCCTAGATAGAACGAAAGTCGACGCAACGCAGGCGCTCACGCCGCAGGCTTCCATCGCCTACGCCGCCGCGCTCGCCGCAACGGGAGAGCCAGCAGCAGCTCAAAAGCAATTGGAGGCAGCTCTGGCCGGCGCACCCGACAGTGCAGCTTTGCACGATAGTCTGGGGACTATCCTTGCGCAACAGCAGAACTACACTGATGCCACCGCTCACTTCCAACGTGCTATCTCACTAGACCCATCGCTGGCATCCGCCCACTATCACCTCGGCTCAGTCTCTTTGAATCAAGGCAACCCCGCATCCGCCGTTAGCGAACTCACGAAAGCGAACGGGCTCGCCAAAGAAAATGTCGAGTATGTACTACAGCTTGGCCGCGCCCTTCGCGCAAACGATCAGGAAGAGGCCGCCCTCACAGTGTTGCGACAAGCATTGGCGGTCGACCCTGCATCGACGGACATCCAATACGAACTCGCCCTTACCCTGCAAGCCAATGACAACCCCCGCGAAGCTCTACCTCTCTTCAAACAGGTCGTGTCGGCACGCCCTCAGGACTCGGCCGCACTTACGAATCTCGGACTCGCGCTCGTGCAGACGGGTGACGCAAAGGGTGCGATTGTCTTCTACCTTCGCGCCCTCGCGCTGTACGCGCAGAATGCGACCCTGCTTCAGGACCTCGGCGTCGCTTACCTTCAGCAGAGCGATCTCGACCACGCCATTGAGCAGTTTCGTGCGGGCCTCCTTGTCGAACCTGACAACTCACACCTACATTACGATCTTGGGCTGGCGCTAAAGCTAAAAGACAACCCGACCGCAGCGGTGCCAGAGTTCCAACGCGCAGAAGAACTCGATCCGAACCTACCCGATCCGCCATACACGCTTGGCGTTCTCTATCTCCAACTCGGACGCTTCGCGGACTCCCAGGTTGAACTCGAAAAGGCCACCACTCTACGTCCCGATAACGGCGATGCCTGGGCCCTCCTCGGCAATGTCTATAAGAACAACGACGATCCACAAAAGGCCGCCGCCGCGATACGACGAGCCATCGACCTATTACCTAACCAGCCCAGCCCGCACATCAGCCTTGCTGCAGTCCTCAGCCAGCAGGGAGACACAGAGGGCGCCGTAGCCGAACGAAAAAAAGCCGCCACTCTCAGCCGCGTCGCTGTCAGCCGCCAGCGCGCCAACTTCGCGCTCGATAGTGGCAAAGCCCTTCTAAAACAAGGTCAAATTGCAGAGGCAATCGCACAGTTGCAAACCGCCGTAGACGCTGACCCAAACTACAGCGAAGCTCACTCCGCTTTAGCCGAAGCTCTCGACAGGCAGGGAAGAAGCGCCGATGCCGCCCTCGAACGACAAAAAGCCAAGAAGCTCATCGCAAACACCGCCTCACCTGCCGATGCTCCTTCCGCTCATCCATAGAGGCAGCACTCTCATCCGCCGACATATAAGCTCTCTCCCGCGCGTAAGCCGCTTACAACACTCTTTTCAACCCTTCCCAATTTTGTGATTACAATTACACGTCGAACAGGGAACCCCGAACGCCGGTTCCGGGTCAACTACCCGAGGAGTGTCCTTTTGAATTGGTCCCGCCGTAGCTTTCTCACCTCGCTCTCCACCACTGCACTGGTTCTTTCGCTCGATGACGTTCTGGCCCTGGCAGCGCCGCAAAATCCCCAACCACCCCAACAGCCGGGGTCGCGCCCCACCTATGACGCTGTTCCTCGCCCCGCACCCAAAGGGCTCCTCTCTCCCGTCGCCGGAACTCCGCTCGGCGTCAGCTTCACCGACTTGGCACGTCAATCGGGATTGAACGCAAAAACAATCTACGGAGGTGAGCACAAAAATCGATACCTGCTCGAAACCACCGGCTGCGGCGTGGCGTTCTACGACTACGATCACGATGACTGGATCGATATCTTCCTGGTCAACGGCACTCGACTCAACGGCTTCCCAAAGGGCCAGGAGCCCATCTCGCGCCTCTTCAAGAACAATCGCGACGGCACCTTCACCGACGTCACCGTCAAAGCCGGCCTGGGCCGCGCTGGATGGGGTCAGGGCTGCTGCGTCGGCGACTACAACAACGACGGTTGGGACGACCTCTTCGTCAGTTACTACGGTCAAAATGTCCTCTACCGCAACAACGGAAACGGAACCTT
Coding sequences within:
- a CDS encoding GntR family transcriptional regulator; this translates as MKSSQTPRSEARPGASNPEIRSENKKKAADTPKYRLVYEDLHSAIKIGTLRRGDRLPSEAELGKRYNTSRITVAKAVRELQLQGLVSRHPGSGTHVLTPVSSTDHVFGLLIPDLGRTEIFEPICNGMMRSPLSKSHSLLWGHSMGELAQQQKEAEQLCHKYIAQKVSGVFFAPLEFTPEKDIVNRRIASAFDRAGIPVVLLDRCYAPYPLRSKYDLVGIDNRSAGFLITQHLILHGAKRIAFVARRLSASTVHGRIAGYREALFARRLTQQQDLVCIGDPEDLHFLQSVLRDCRPDAIVCANDITAARIMQGLATRGVRVPEDIRIVGIDDVKYASLLPVPLTTQHQNCGDIGSMALVTMLQRLEKPDLPTRDILLQTKTVLRSSCGTHPSSAHKLT
- a CDS encoding glycoside hydrolase family 13 protein, whose product is MTNNKSHRNAPSLTWLRHLAALAILAAAVSWNSGGLRGQEQQATTVASHHDDGPWWKHAVVYEIYPRSFQDSNGDGIGDLNGITQRLDYLKSLGVDAIWIAPMYPSPQVDFGYDISDYQSVDPKYGTVADMNHLIAEGKQRNIRVILDMVLNHTSDKHQWFIDSASSRTNPKHDWYVWNDGIPANGPNVTAYQKRFEHEGRVPPNNWESGFGGSAWEWVPAVHQFYYHKFYKQQPDLNWSNPAVEKACFDAMRFWLDRGVAGFRLDAIPTLFEDPQLRDEPEVGGINAQGDPNLKDIYTSNLPQVHDVIRRMRAMIETYPGDRVLIGETYLPNTASLNDWYGGAKHDELQLPMDMLVGFHGDHDKLDAPRFRKLIDEAETQINGSQPLFVFDNHDNVRSWERYGDGVHNQEIARILATILFTSRATALMWEGEELGMVTSTPTRREDVKDPIGITGWPQEKGRDGERTPMQWDSSKDAGFSDASNTWLPVASNYKTVNVKTEEADPNSLLNWHKKLIAMRMTDPTLRDGEQIMIDESNPSVLSYIRAGVDGHPSVIVAMNFTAQPQTISLNAKQANVTGSAVNTLLTDAPSLQGTTSLKNITLPPYASWIGQIGSIK
- a CDS encoding alpha-glucosidase; the protein is MNEKRFLTSSITNYLLCTVIALGSLMPGAWAQTATHVPPAVDQKNTAADPWWKHGVIYEIYPRSFQDTDGDGIGDIKGITSRLDYIKQLGIDAIWITPMYPSPQIDFGYDIADYTAIDPQYGTMADFEHLTAEAKRRNIRVIMDYVPNHTSDQSAWFKESRSSRDNPKRDWYIWRDPKGYTADGKPIPPNNWQSWFGHSAWEWDPATKQYFYHHFYVQQPDLNWRNPEVVKAMMDVLRFWMNKGVNGFRVDAVSRLFEDPNLHDDPIQPGLNAFGDPNIQHKYTDNLPEVHDMLREMRKVIDEYPGNPVLISEADEPNIFELSKMYGKNNDEVQLPMDFQVADVNELNAPKFRQLLDEVENNPAHGQPYFFFGNHDQDRIWDRYGIGVNDPAMKARIARMMAALLLTSRATPQMYYGDEIGMVTSTPTRIEDVRDPEGITGWPKQKGRDGERTPMQWDDSKNAGFSTSNTTWLPVASDYKSVNVAVESPDHDSMLNWYKRLLELRRTNTALYEGSMQMLDPNENVVSYLRKGPAGKPSVLVALNFSGKPQTVKYDYTALGLIKGATQTLETNDPSLTSAPLTRPITLAPYATWIAEVQ
- a CDS encoding MGH1-like glycoside hydrolase domain-containing protein — its product is MRAAFSVVVMLAGVAAAQTGILRPVDAFPIREDSLAIRRHVEAGKPFTVAGTRGAMPGQQEGTFEAWLLPVKLLSHFAIRADVEGYSVPIDLNADAAEIEVFPDHTMITYSHIAFTVRQIMFAPDDAEDGTGAVVLFQVDSTRPVDLTFSFTPEIRPMWPQRSQGLPSAEWVKQGSGGFYVLHTDFPDLAGAVAIPNSQPGILAPYQEKPRFYPLELKLHYDPKRDTNRYFPLLMAVGNTVETATNATLQGKLDRLNAELPQIYAKHAERYGQMRDSLTAIRTPDAGLNDDFAWGEVSIEQLRAKAQPSGEIGLVAGYYSSGDSARPGFGWYFGRDSLYTLYAVNGFGDFGLTRAELEFLMKRQRDDGKIMHEYPQTAAYFDWKDFSYAYAAADSTPLFLTTMLDYLRTSGDVDFLRQHREAVERAWHFETTHDTDGDGIYDNSQGTGWVESWPLGMPHQEIYLALLDQQASIAMSKLAELLSDKTTADAASARAVDLSKKIEAEYYDSARQEYAFSRNIDGTLDRTATVYPSIAWWNGGQGLAHPQASFRRWASHDFATDWGLRDVAESEPVYDPISYHQGSVWPLFTGWASVAEYRAGHALAGYAHLMQNADLTTAQDLGAVTELLSGAFFQPFGRSTSHQLWSSAMVITPALRGLFGVEVDGLSSSIYLDPHLPADWNSATVVRLHVGASLCSLEYQRQGKDLVVKIATISGPTIRLNSLVKDSRVTYGGSSIILALPPVEVAVPHGLPSPGARTSQMKVLSETAGPHSLKLELEGEAGSSVELKVRRNEPKLSLHAEGGTIMSAATGSNSGLEQLVVKFAEGTGYQQQFVTLSW
- a CDS encoding tetratricopeptide repeat protein codes for the protein MPEVPAPTATSDRVKEAEDAFRAGSAAYLQNDLLSAHIQFAKVVKLAPEVAAGHSAFGTVLLAEGDLAYAADQLELAHRLAPQNSDATLNLAITYSQLHQYQKSVLMFQLLDRTKVDATQALTPQASIAYAAALAATGEPAAAQKQLEAALAGAPDSAALHDSLGTILAQQQNYTDATAHFQRAISLDPSLASAHYHLGSVSLNQGNPASAVSELTKANGLAKENVEYVLQLGRALRANDQEEAALTVLRQALAVDPASTDIQYELALTLQANDNPREALPLFKQVVSARPQDSAALTNLGLALVQTGDAKGAIVFYLRALALYAQNATLLQDLGVAYLQQSDLDHAIEQFRAGLLVEPDNSHLHYDLGLALKLKDNPTAAVPEFQRAEELDPNLPDPPYTLGVLYLQLGRFADSQVELEKATTLRPDNGDAWALLGNVYKNNDDPQKAAAAIRRAIDLLPNQPSPHISLAAVLSQQGDTEGAVAERKKAATLSRVAVSRQRANFALDSGKALLKQGQIAEAIAQLQTAVDADPNYSEAHSALAEALDRQGRSADAALERQKAKKLIANTASPADAPSAHP